The Plodia interpunctella isolate USDA-ARS_2022_Savannah chromosome 11, ilPloInte3.2, whole genome shotgun sequence genome includes a window with the following:
- the LOC128673415 gene encoding ATP synthase subunit O, mitochondrial-like, producing MLRTLFIRRMCSAQTSATKKPPIPVFGIEGRYVTALYSGASQLNQLEDVEKSLRALQKELTKPKIIDFVETSMISAANKAKLLAEIAKSAGMPAAAVNFLTVVAENNRLKKLRRMITMFMAVMVAHRNEALCEVITAKPLDDSARKSLMDALKKFVKQGKNITLTEKVDPSIIGGMIVGIEDKHIDMSIARKIQMYTDILKQSV from the exons ATGCTACGTACGTTATTTATAAGGCGTATGTGCAGTGCACAAACCTCGGCGACGAAGAAGCCGCCAATCCCTGTTTTTG GTATCGAAGGTCGTTATGTGACGGCGCTGTACAGCGGGGCCAGTCAGTTGAACCAGCTAGAGGATGTGGAGAAGAGTCTGCGCGCGCTTCAGAAGGAGCTCACTAAGCCCAAAATTATCGATTTCGTAGAGACCAGCATGATTTCTGCAGCTAATAAAGCAAAATTATTGGCAGAAATTGCAAAATCAGcag GAATGCCAGCAGCCGCGGTAAATTTTTTGACTGTGGTGGCCGAAAACAACCGCTTAAAGAAGTTGAGGCGAATGATCACCATGTTCATGGCCGTGATGGTGGCACACAGGAACGAGGCTCTGTGCGAAGTCATCACCGCCAAGCCTTTGGACGACAGCGCGCGCAAATCACTCATGGATGCCTTGAAAAAATTCGTTAAACAGGGGAAAAATATCACGTTGACTGAAAAAGTTGATCCCTCCATCATCGGAGGCATGATTGTTGGAATCGAAGACAAGCATATCGATATGAGCATTGCTAGAAAGATACAAATGTATActgatattttgaaacaatctgtgtaa
- the LOC128673412 gene encoding protein yellow-like isoform X1 translates to MRNRFCDIALSQFDPVLLNTLKQEMSQGIERFFILSYCLACCWPAFSSAAKELRIVRQWSQLDFVFPNEIAMGVAMERRYYVPGNSVPIDVDVHHRQGALKSRIFITIPRFDEGRPVTLGTVDDQGRVSAYPDYSWHDNQGSNCNGLTSVFRTAIDECNRLWVMDTGKIGDTQYCPPKLLAFDLNTDNLIYQHVVNASSYIQNSLFITPVVDIRRNGRQDCSDTFVYVADVSGFGLLVVDVLRDRSWRVTHKLFFPFPSHGTFTIDGESFDLMDGVLGMALSPHRSGDRFLYFHALASTTENVVRASVIRNSSFIEDSNADPQSINVFPDERPVQSAAEAMDRNGIMFFGLMEPPSIWCWNSATEYTPRNFHQIALNKETLQFASGVKVVNNLKGEQELWILTSSFQRVMTGSLNSDKVNFRIHAEKIDRLLENSPCRIPPKDRNHGYHANRITQNHGPKHITYRYGAVSFL, encoded by the exons ATGAGAAACAGGTTTTGTGATATTGCTCTCAGTCAATTCg ACCCAGTACTACTGAACACGTTGAAGCAAGAGATGTCACAAGGGATCGAAAGGTTCTTTATCCTGTCGTACTGCCTGGCGTGCTGCTGGCCAGCCTTCTCCAGCGCAGCCAAGGAGTTGCGGATTGTGAGGCAATGGTCTCAGCTGGACTTTGTCTTCCCCAACGAAATAGCCATGGGCGTGGCCATGGAGAGACGGTACTATGTGCCGGGGAATTCCGTTCCTATTGATGTCGATGTTCATCATCGACAAG GAGCGCTGAAATCCCGCATCTTCATCACGATCCCGCGGTTCGACGAGGGCCGGCCGGTGACGCTGGGCACGGTGGACGACCAGGGCCGCGTCTCCGCCTATCCTGACTACTCCTGGCACGACAACCAGGGCTCCAACTGTAATGGCCTAACGTCTGTCTTCAGAACAGCT ATAGACGAATGCAACCGGCTATGGGTAATGGATACGGGCAAAATCGGTGACACGCAGTACTGCCCTCCGAAGCTACTGGCCTTCGACCTGAACACCGACAACCTCATCTACCAGCACGTCGTGAACGCCTCTAGTTATATTCAGAACTCCTTGTTTATCACTCCG GTAGTGGATATCAGACGCAACGGACGTCAGGATTGCTCAGACACCTTCGTATACGTGGCCGACGTGTCCGGCTTCGGGCTGTTGGTGGTGGACGTCCTCAGGGACCGCTCCTGGAGGGTCACGCATAAGCTCTTCTTCCCCTTCCCCTCCCACGGGACCTTCACCATTGACG GTGAAAGCTTCGACCTGATGGACGGAGTGCTGGGCATGGCGCTGTCCCCACACCGCAGCGGTGACCGCTTCCTCTACTTCCATGCGCTCGCTTCCACCACCGAAAACGTGGTCCGGGCCTCTGTCATACGCAACTCATCCTTCATAGAGGACTCTAATGCTGACCCACAGTCTATAAat GTTTTTCCTGACGAAAGACCAGTCCAATCAGCCGCCGAAGCTATGGATCGAAATGGCATCATGTTCTTTGGTCTTATGGAACCCCCTAGTATCTGGTGCTGGAATTCAGCCACGGAATACACTCCAAGAAACTTCCATCAAATAGCCTTGAACAAGGAGACTCTGCAATTTGCGAGCGGAGTCAAAGTGGTCAACAATTTGAAGGGAGAACAAGAATTATGGATACTGACTTCCAGTTTCCAGAGAGTAATGACTGGATCATTGAATTCTGACAAAGTTAATTTCAGGATTCACGCTGAGAAAATTGACAGGCTCCTAGAGAATTCTCCTTGTAGGATCCCCCCAAAGGATCGGAACCATGGTTACCATGCGAATCGTATTACACAGAACCACGGTCCCAAACATATAACTTACAGATATGGCGCTGTATCATTTCTTTAG
- the LOC128673412 gene encoding protein yellow-like isoform X2: MSQGIERFFILSYCLACCWPAFSSAAKELRIVRQWSQLDFVFPNEIAMGVAMERRYYVPGNSVPIDVDVHHRQGALKSRIFITIPRFDEGRPVTLGTVDDQGRVSAYPDYSWHDNQGSNCNGLTSVFRTAIDECNRLWVMDTGKIGDTQYCPPKLLAFDLNTDNLIYQHVVNASSYIQNSLFITPVVDIRRNGRQDCSDTFVYVADVSGFGLLVVDVLRDRSWRVTHKLFFPFPSHGTFTIDGESFDLMDGVLGMALSPHRSGDRFLYFHALASTTENVVRASVIRNSSFIEDSNADPQSINVFPDERPVQSAAEAMDRNGIMFFGLMEPPSIWCWNSATEYTPRNFHQIALNKETLQFASGVKVVNNLKGEQELWILTSSFQRVMTGSLNSDKVNFRIHAEKIDRLLENSPCRIPPKDRNHGYHANRITQNHGPKHITYRYGAVSFL; the protein is encoded by the exons ATGTCACAAGGGATCGAAAGGTTCTTTATCCTGTCGTACTGCCTGGCGTGCTGCTGGCCAGCCTTCTCCAGCGCAGCCAAGGAGTTGCGGATTGTGAGGCAATGGTCTCAGCTGGACTTTGTCTTCCCCAACGAAATAGCCATGGGCGTGGCCATGGAGAGACGGTACTATGTGCCGGGGAATTCCGTTCCTATTGATGTCGATGTTCATCATCGACAAG GAGCGCTGAAATCCCGCATCTTCATCACGATCCCGCGGTTCGACGAGGGCCGGCCGGTGACGCTGGGCACGGTGGACGACCAGGGCCGCGTCTCCGCCTATCCTGACTACTCCTGGCACGACAACCAGGGCTCCAACTGTAATGGCCTAACGTCTGTCTTCAGAACAGCT ATAGACGAATGCAACCGGCTATGGGTAATGGATACGGGCAAAATCGGTGACACGCAGTACTGCCCTCCGAAGCTACTGGCCTTCGACCTGAACACCGACAACCTCATCTACCAGCACGTCGTGAACGCCTCTAGTTATATTCAGAACTCCTTGTTTATCACTCCG GTAGTGGATATCAGACGCAACGGACGTCAGGATTGCTCAGACACCTTCGTATACGTGGCCGACGTGTCCGGCTTCGGGCTGTTGGTGGTGGACGTCCTCAGGGACCGCTCCTGGAGGGTCACGCATAAGCTCTTCTTCCCCTTCCCCTCCCACGGGACCTTCACCATTGACG GTGAAAGCTTCGACCTGATGGACGGAGTGCTGGGCATGGCGCTGTCCCCACACCGCAGCGGTGACCGCTTCCTCTACTTCCATGCGCTCGCTTCCACCACCGAAAACGTGGTCCGGGCCTCTGTCATACGCAACTCATCCTTCATAGAGGACTCTAATGCTGACCCACAGTCTATAAat GTTTTTCCTGACGAAAGACCAGTCCAATCAGCCGCCGAAGCTATGGATCGAAATGGCATCATGTTCTTTGGTCTTATGGAACCCCCTAGTATCTGGTGCTGGAATTCAGCCACGGAATACACTCCAAGAAACTTCCATCAAATAGCCTTGAACAAGGAGACTCTGCAATTTGCGAGCGGAGTCAAAGTGGTCAACAATTTGAAGGGAGAACAAGAATTATGGATACTGACTTCCAGTTTCCAGAGAGTAATGACTGGATCATTGAATTCTGACAAAGTTAATTTCAGGATTCACGCTGAGAAAATTGACAGGCTCCTAGAGAATTCTCCTTGTAGGATCCCCCCAAAGGATCGGAACCATGGTTACCATGCGAATCGTATTACACAGAACCACGGTCCCAAACATATAACTTACAGATATGGCGCTGTATCATTTCTTTAG
- the LOC128673889 gene encoding uncharacterized protein LOC128673889 → MYASHVVVLFAFINVSLAIYPYFDTQDFIYNVPKVFRISITLDKLLDYYERKPSKDPEWYIALGLARGQMEYTVNELDKSVPEKLRENLKNITRRMDRIHNKTDITKLVYRSKDYEYVAKAMFENMDVLSSFMEPITIGTMGTQKPYRFTFEQYVQEARTKMPSRKASDACTMQMLISAMETQTTQSEGECELTPECRMQVLQGSGLAFQQTSRVRTAVLAKLFDCMEGVDLSAQIYKLCIQIYKETKSLEAWDHPAGTRTLFMQQIWYCAAQGYGEFIKPRWMNKIMSWQEPKGCYADDRQPFLKLTGYVGASSATTKKDQEEEYRIKKAAESEGGSCNSLTSAMALGSLVVYVRALLETNQAFQYDVLV, encoded by the exons ATGTATGCGAGTCACGTCGTTGTTTTGTTCGCTTTTATTAACGTTTCTTTGGCAATATATCCGTATTTTGACACCCaagattttatctataatgTGCCTAAAGTGTTCAGAATTTCAATAACTCTTGACAAGCTGttggattattatgaaagaaAACCTTCGAAGGACCCAGAATGGTACATAGCTTTAGGGTTAGCGAGAG GTCAAATGGAATACACCGTTAATGAATTGGACAAGTCAGTACCCGAAAAATTGAGagaaaatctgaaaaatataaccaGAAGAATGGACCGCATCCACAACAAGACTGATATCACAAAACTTGTCTATCGCAGTAAGGACTACGAGTACG TGGCAAAAGCAATGTTCGAGAATATGGACGTGTTGTCCAGTTTCATGGAGCCCATCACAATAGGCACCATGGGCACCCAAAAGCCGTACCGTTTCACCTTCGAGCAGTACGTGCAGGAAGCCCGGACCAAGATGCCCAGCAGGAAAGCTTCTG ATGCATGCACTATGCAAATGCTGATCTCGGCTATGGAGACACAGACGACGCAATCGGAGGGCGAGTGCGAACTGACTCCGGAGTGCCGCATGCAGGTGCTGCAGGGCTCCGGGCTCGCCTTCCAGCAGACCAGCCGCGTACGCACAGCTGTCTTAGCCAAACTATTCGATTGCATGGAAGGCGTCGATCTTTCggcacaaatatataaattatgcatccaaatttataaagaaacaaaatcatTGGAGGCTTGGGATCATCCCGCCGGTACTAGAACTTTATTTATGCAACAAA TCTGGTATTGCGCTGCCCAAGGCTACGGAGAGTTCATAAAGCCTCGTTGGATGAACAAAATCATGTCATGGCAAGAGCCTAAGGGTTGTTATGCAGATGATCGACAACCGTTCTTAAAACTGACCGGTTATGTAGGTGCAAGTTCTGCAACGACCAAAAAGGACCAAGAG GAGGAATACCGAATCAAGAAAGCTGCCGAGTCGGAAGGCGGGTCGTGCAACTCGCTCACGTCAGCGATGGCCCTCGGATCCCTGGTGGTCTATGTGCGAGCGTTGCTCGAGACTAATCAAGCTTTCCAATATGACGTTCtagtttag